The proteins below are encoded in one region of Aeromonas jandaei:
- a CDS encoding methyl-accepting chemotaxis protein, which yields MKISHKLLISFGFINLLIALSSALVYYRLNQINQSQQMLLAQALPALQRDEASQKALVATVSALRGYLILGKDPAQAARLKQEWEGAWQVITSQQFDVALVQSLKSFKSSQEKVWAIAHTEENLPAHTLMLQEAGPLAEAALDQLQSFANEEVATPQDQLSGDRRMLLKQVGDAYNSLSNALSALRDFLISGDPEYRSKYEDYYKFHQQRVAELKLQSSLFSETERSLWQLFEEMGTPFSELVGQVISKRQAPDWDQANYLMAKEIEPMQEILYERLAKQVGETRSKVTAISGEMTQAGHSITRTLLLATGSSIVLGMLVAWLFSRRLTRDIASLVVRAGEVADGKLAANPLPVLSQDELGGLTGSINRMSAQLRNLVSELQGAVGQVDAACQDVGSTTQAIVTDLTAQDIRVKAVASAIEQMSVSTKEVAGNIANAADSAHQVQQQTRQGQNALARMTDAMQQIAAMIGQANHAMGLLEKQSEQVGQITEVIATIAEQTNLLALNAAIEAARAGDQGRGFAVVADEVRQLATRTHQSTAEISQTISAISQQTRQTVTTVSGGTQLVEQGRDAVGLVTETLNAMNQLVQALSGQLEAIATATEQQSKVAAEVAGTVEDIAALSRQSCQQSQQGEGIVARLAGDTGKLTAVIARFELE from the coding sequence ATGAAAATCTCACACAAGCTTCTGATCAGCTTTGGATTTATCAATCTTCTGATCGCCCTCTCCTCTGCGCTGGTCTACTACCGGCTAAACCAGATCAATCAATCCCAGCAGATGCTGCTGGCGCAGGCGCTGCCGGCTCTGCAGCGGGATGAGGCCAGCCAGAAAGCGCTGGTCGCGACTGTCTCGGCATTGCGTGGTTATCTCATCCTCGGCAAGGATCCCGCCCAAGCAGCCAGATTGAAGCAGGAGTGGGAGGGGGCCTGGCAGGTTATTACCAGCCAGCAGTTTGATGTGGCGTTGGTACAGTCACTCAAGAGTTTCAAGAGCAGCCAGGAAAAGGTATGGGCGATTGCCCATACAGAGGAGAATCTGCCAGCACATACCCTGATGCTGCAGGAGGCCGGGCCGCTTGCCGAAGCTGCGCTCGATCAGCTGCAATCTTTCGCCAATGAAGAGGTGGCGACTCCTCAGGATCAGCTATCGGGAGATCGCCGTATGTTGCTCAAGCAGGTGGGAGATGCCTACAACAGCTTGTCAAATGCGCTCTCCGCCCTGCGAGATTTTCTTATTTCCGGCGACCCGGAATATCGCAGCAAGTATGAGGACTATTACAAGTTCCATCAGCAACGGGTGGCAGAACTCAAGCTGCAGTCCAGTCTCTTTTCCGAAACCGAGCGCAGCCTCTGGCAGTTGTTTGAGGAGATGGGAACCCCCTTTTCGGAGCTGGTGGGCCAGGTCATCAGCAAGCGGCAAGCACCGGATTGGGATCAGGCCAACTATCTGATGGCAAAAGAGATTGAGCCGATGCAGGAGATCCTCTACGAGCGGCTGGCCAAACAGGTAGGGGAAACCCGCAGCAAAGTGACTGCAATCTCAGGAGAGATGACCCAGGCTGGCCACTCCATCACTCGTACTCTGTTGCTGGCAACGGGGAGTTCCATCGTGCTTGGCATGTTGGTGGCGTGGCTCTTCAGTCGTCGTTTGACTCGTGATATCGCCAGTCTGGTTGTGCGGGCAGGTGAGGTTGCCGACGGCAAGCTTGCTGCCAACCCCTTGCCCGTCCTGAGTCAGGATGAACTGGGCGGTTTGACCGGCTCCATCAACCGGATGTCGGCCCAGCTACGCAATCTGGTGAGCGAGCTGCAGGGGGCGGTGGGACAGGTAGACGCCGCCTGTCAGGATGTTGGCAGCACAACTCAGGCGATAGTGACCGATTTGACCGCGCAGGATATCCGGGTAAAAGCGGTCGCCAGCGCTATCGAGCAGATGTCGGTCAGTACGAAAGAGGTTGCGGGCAATATTGCCAATGCAGCCGATAGTGCCCATCAGGTGCAGCAACAAACCCGGCAGGGACAGAATGCATTGGCACGGATGACAGATGCGATGCAGCAGATCGCCGCCATGATTGGGCAAGCCAATCACGCGATGGGATTGCTTGAGAAGCAGAGCGAACAGGTCGGGCAGATCACCGAAGTGATCGCCACCATAGCCGAACAGACCAACTTGCTTGCCCTTAATGCGGCAATAGAAGCGGCGCGGGCCGGTGATCAGGGGCGCGGTTTTGCCGTGGTCGCCGATGAGGTACGTCAGCTGGCAACCCGCACCCACCAGTCAACCGCCGAAATCAGCCAGACCATTAGCGCCATTTCCCAGCAAACCCGCCAGACCGTCACCACGGTGAGTGGTGGCACCCAGCTGGTCGAGCAGGGGCGTGATGCAGTCGGGTTGGTAACCGAGACGTTGAATGCGATGAACCAGCTGGTGCAGGCGCTATCTGGCCAGCTGGAGGCCATCGCAACGGCGACCGAGCAACAATCCAAGGTCGCCGCCGAAGTGGCTGGAACGGTAGAGGATATTGCCGCTCTGAGCCGTCAATCCTGTCAGCAGAGCCAGCAGGGTGAGGGCATCGTCGCCCGTCTGGCGGGTGATACCGGCAAGCTGACGGCGGTGATTGCCCGTTTCGAGCTGGAGTGA
- the rfaH gene encoding transcription/translation regulatory transformer protein RfaH, which translates to MKKWYLAYCKPKEEARARAHLDAQGIESYYPMVEIEKLRRGKRVPVKEPMFPNYLFIYVDLEEVTPVTLKSTRGISRIIHFGSEWTPISNKLVYQLMSRDDSDEARASYAKLPNAGDKVLIEEGPLAGFEAIYMEPDGEKRAILLVSLLNKETTSSFENHAFRRID; encoded by the coding sequence ATGAAAAAATGGTATCTGGCCTACTGCAAGCCAAAGGAAGAGGCCCGCGCCCGCGCCCACCTCGATGCCCAGGGCATTGAGTCCTACTACCCCATGGTGGAAATCGAGAAACTGCGTCGGGGCAAGCGAGTCCCGGTAAAGGAACCCATGTTTCCCAACTACCTCTTCATCTACGTCGATCTGGAAGAGGTCACTCCGGTCACCCTGAAATCGACCCGTGGCATCAGCCGGATCATCCACTTCGGCAGTGAATGGACGCCCATCAGCAACAAGCTGGTCTATCAGCTGATGAGCCGCGATGACAGCGACGAGGCACGAGCCAGCTACGCCAAGCTGCCAAATGCGGGCGATAAGGTATTGATTGAAGAGGGGCCATTGGCAGGGTTTGAAGCCATCTATATGGAGCCGGATGGGGAGAAACGGGCCATTCTGCTGGTCAGTCTGCTCAATAAAGAGACCACCAGCAGCTTCGAAAACCACGCCTTCAGACGAATCGACTAA
- the metQ gene encoding methionine ABC transporter substrate-binding lipoprotein MetQ, whose amino-acid sequence MKFGIKSVAAALLAGLVLAGCGQKEENKTLKVGAIAGPETELVEVAAKVAKEKYGLNVEIVNFSDYVTPNVALNDGSIDINAFQHKPYLDAQVRDRGFKLVPVGNTFVYPIAGYSKKLKSLSELKDGAQIAVPNDPTNLGRSLILLAKQGLITLKDGAGLEATVLDIASNPRNFKIVELEAAQLPRSLEDVDLAIINNTFAGQIGLTPTENGLFVEDKESPYVNLIVARDNNKDDEKVKQFVQAFQTDDVYKKGLELFKGGLVKGW is encoded by the coding sequence ATGAAATTTGGCATCAAATCCGTTGCGGCAGCTCTGCTGGCTGGTCTGGTACTGGCCGGTTGCGGTCAAAAGGAAGAGAACAAGACCCTGAAAGTAGGCGCCATTGCCGGCCCTGAGACCGAGCTGGTCGAAGTAGCCGCCAAGGTGGCAAAAGAGAAATATGGTCTGAACGTCGAGATCGTCAACTTCTCCGACTATGTCACCCCGAACGTGGCGCTGAACGATGGCAGCATCGACATCAACGCCTTCCAGCACAAACCCTATCTGGATGCACAGGTACGTGATCGTGGCTTCAAACTGGTACCGGTCGGCAACACCTTCGTCTACCCGATCGCCGGTTACTCCAAGAAGCTGAAGTCGCTGAGCGAGCTGAAAGATGGCGCCCAGATCGCGGTACCGAACGATCCGACCAACCTGGGCCGCTCGCTGATCCTGCTGGCCAAGCAGGGCCTGATCACCCTGAAAGATGGTGCTGGTCTGGAGGCAACCGTACTCGATATCGCCAGCAACCCGCGCAACTTCAAGATCGTTGAACTGGAAGCAGCTCAGCTGCCCCGCTCACTGGAAGACGTGGATCTCGCCATCATCAACAACACCTTTGCCGGCCAGATTGGTCTGACCCCGACCGAAAATGGCCTGTTTGTTGAAGACAAAGAGTCCCCCTACGTCAACCTGATCGTCGCCCGCGACAACAACAAGGATGACGAGAAGGTCAAACAGTTCGTACAGGCTTTCCAGACCGATGATGTCTACAAGAAAGGGCTGGAGCTGTTCAAAGGCGGCCTGGTAAAAGGTTGGTAA
- a CDS encoding methionine ABC transporter permease: MSEAMINLLITALGDTLIMVFASALFGCLLGLPLGVALHVTKAGQILANPLLNRTLGMVVNVGRSVPFIILLVAIIPLTRLIVGTSIGTIAAIVPLTVGCIPFIARLVEGALMEVPDGLLEAAKAMGAKPLQIITKVLLPEALPGILNSVTITLVTLVNYSAMAGAIGGGGLGDVGIRYGYQRFDPTVMLVTVVILVVLVQLIQSAGERLVHKCDHR; this comes from the coding sequence ATGTCCGAAGCCATGATTAATCTGCTCATCACGGCCCTGGGCGACACCCTTATCATGGTGTTTGCCTCCGCCCTGTTTGGCTGCCTGCTCGGCCTGCCGCTCGGCGTGGCGCTGCATGTGACCAAAGCCGGCCAAATCCTGGCCAACCCGCTGCTCAACCGTACCCTGGGCATGGTGGTCAACGTGGGTCGTTCGGTGCCCTTTATCATCCTGCTGGTCGCGATTATTCCGCTGACCCGGCTGATTGTCGGCACCAGTATCGGCACCATCGCCGCCATCGTGCCGCTGACCGTCGGTTGCATCCCTTTCATCGCCCGTCTGGTGGAAGGTGCCCTGATGGAAGTCCCCGACGGCCTGCTGGAAGCGGCCAAGGCGATGGGCGCCAAGCCATTGCAAATCATCACCAAGGTGCTGCTGCCCGAGGCCCTGCCCGGCATCCTCAACAGCGTCACCATTACCCTCGTCACGCTGGTGAACTACTCCGCCATGGCTGGTGCCATCGGTGGTGGTGGTCTCGGTGATGTGGGCATCCGTTACGGCTATCAGCGCTTCGATCCGACCGTCATGCTGGTCACCGTCGTGATACTGGTCGTGCTGGTTCAACTTATCCAGAGCGCGGGTGAGCGCCTGGTCCACAAATGTGATCATCGTTAA
- the metN gene encoding methionine ABC transporter ATP-binding protein MetN — protein MIKLIGLNKVYGTGSDAVHALRDVSLHVPQGKIFGVIGASGAGKSTLIRCVNLLERPTEGQVIVDGQDLVALSERDLTQARRQIGMIFQHFNLLASRTVFANIAFPLELAGWNKDQIKSRVEELLALVGLEARAHAYPSELSGGQKQRVAIARALAPAPKVLLCDEATSALDPQTTRSILTLLKEINVKLGLTILLITHEMDVVKGICDEVAIISDGSLIEQGEVAWFFSNAKTQLARDFIRSTIHLEVPQEYQDRMSNERVPGSYPLLKLGFTGSTVDTPLISEASRRFNIDISILSADIEYAGGVKFGFLLAELFGDEAQCEATQQFFIDNHIQLEVMGYVRSHD, from the coding sequence ATGATTAAGTTGATCGGTCTCAACAAAGTCTACGGTACAGGCAGTGACGCCGTGCACGCCCTGCGTGACGTGAGTCTGCATGTACCCCAAGGCAAAATCTTCGGGGTGATCGGTGCCTCCGGTGCCGGCAAGAGTACCCTTATCCGCTGTGTCAACCTGCTGGAGCGCCCGACAGAGGGCCAGGTGATTGTCGACGGCCAGGATCTGGTCGCCCTGAGCGAACGGGATCTGACCCAGGCCCGTCGCCAGATCGGGATGATCTTCCAGCACTTCAACCTGCTCGCCTCCCGTACCGTGTTTGCCAACATCGCCTTTCCGCTGGAGCTGGCGGGCTGGAACAAGGATCAGATCAAGAGCCGGGTCGAAGAGCTGCTGGCACTGGTCGGGCTGGAAGCCCGTGCCCACGCCTATCCATCCGAACTCTCCGGCGGCCAGAAACAGCGGGTCGCCATCGCCCGGGCGCTGGCCCCGGCCCCCAAAGTGCTGCTGTGTGACGAGGCCACTTCGGCACTCGATCCGCAGACCACCCGCTCGATCCTGACCCTGCTCAAGGAGATCAACGTCAAGCTGGGGCTCACCATCCTGCTCATCACCCACGAAATGGATGTGGTGAAGGGGATCTGTGACGAAGTGGCCATCATCAGCGACGGCAGCCTGATCGAACAGGGCGAAGTGGCGTGGTTCTTCAGCAATGCCAAGACCCAGCTGGCCCGCGATTTCATTCGCTCCACCATCCATCTCGAGGTACCGCAGGAGTATCAGGATCGGATGAGCAACGAGCGAGTGCCCGGCAGCTACCCGCTGCTGAAGCTTGGCTTTACCGGCAGCACGGTCGATACGCCGCTCATCTCCGAGGCGAGCCGCCGTTTCAATATCGATATCAGCATTCTGAGCGCCGACATCGAGTACGCCGGTGGCGTCAAATTCGGTTTCCTGCTGGCCGAGCTGTTTGGGGATGAAGCCCAGTGCGAGGCGACCCAGCAGTTCTTCATCGACAATCACATTCAGCTGGAGGTAATGGGTTATGTCCGAAGCCATGATTAA